One Oxobacter pfennigii DNA window includes the following coding sequences:
- a CDS encoding CDP-glycerol glycerophosphotransferase family protein has translation MRKYHQQQILELLRTIKEAQRSGLYEDCKEGASAVCNFIEKMEGKGTQTVVLLQEYCELLFKANNRRIGEDVLHKYLKKIESYVRDELKPNKIEVVFFPYQLSMWDSFESIYLTAKSDPSCNAYCVPIPWFEKNADGTVFAAHYDGDKYPSNIEVIDWRKYDVAARHPEVIFIHNPYDGNNYVTTVHPNYYSNRLKDFTDLLVYISYGVSYNHLSNPQKYTDPEKRIILPFYLNCDLMLFHQREQAERTKYILSTDLRCKNIQYRQPQEERAVALGSPKFDKVISTIRENCVLPDDWATLINDKKILLFCTSLSSMLNLKNGGEKYLDKLRTTFKALTNRDDIALWWRPHPLMSSTFRSMRRSLLDNYLEIENEFKENKIGVFDDTPDLHRAIAWSDGLLTDKSSIMFMYLATGKPFSINAVDCALDNPKHSNSVTFDEQLSQRIKNMKFAKGANVHNTPFCIWWDNFSEEDMVNNTHFDNFLDNFIHYITHTEEYPESEEYRLLQLQIYEDFVVNPDGTAGYEIYNYCKKKTLGG, from the coding sequence ATGAGAAAATACCACCAGCAACAGATATTAGAATTACTTCGAACAATTAAAGAAGCACAACGTTCGGGTTTATATGAGGACTGTAAAGAAGGAGCGAGCGCTGTTTGTAATTTTATTGAGAAAATGGAGGGTAAGGGTACGCAAACAGTTGTACTGTTACAAGAATATTGCGAATTGCTGTTCAAGGCAAACAATAGGAGAATTGGAGAAGATGTACTTCATAAATATTTAAAAAAAATTGAGAGTTATGTCAGAGATGAGTTGAAACCAAATAAAATTGAGGTTGTATTCTTCCCTTATCAGTTGTCTATGTGGGATTCATTTGAAAGCATTTACTTGACTGCAAAATCTGACCCGAGCTGCAATGCTTATTGCGTACCAATTCCTTGGTTTGAAAAAAATGCCGACGGCACTGTTTTTGCCGCGCACTACGATGGTGATAAATATCCGTCGAACATAGAGGTTATAGATTGGCGCAAATATGATGTTGCGGCTCGTCATCCCGAAGTTATTTTTATACATAATCCATATGACGGTAACAATTATGTAACAACTGTTCATCCCAATTATTACAGCAATAGACTGAAAGATTTTACCGATTTGCTTGTATATATTTCATATGGTGTGTCGTACAATCACTTGAGCAACCCACAAAAATATACGGATCCGGAAAAACGCATTATATTACCTTTTTATTTAAACTGCGATTTAATGTTATTCCATCAACGCGAGCAAGCAGAACGTACAAAATATATTCTCTCAACTGACTTGCGCTGTAAAAACATACAATACAGGCAACCGCAAGAAGAAAGAGCAGTTGCGCTAGGGAGTCCGAAATTCGATAAAGTCATTAGCACGATACGTGAGAATTGTGTTCTGCCTGATGATTGGGCAACGCTTATAAATGACAAAAAAATACTGCTGTTTTGTACAAGCCTGTCAAGTATGCTTAATCTGAAAAATGGTGGAGAGAAATATTTGGATAAATTGCGGACGACTTTTAAAGCTCTAACTAATCGTGATGATATTGCGTTGTGGTGGAGACCGCATCCGCTTATGAGCAGTACTTTTCGCTCAATGCGCCGAAGTTTACTTGACAATTACTTAGAAATAGAAAATGAATTCAAAGAAAACAAAATAGGTGTTTTTGATGATACGCCGGATTTGCACAGAGCCATAGCTTGGAGTGATGGTCTTCTTACCGATAAGAGTTCCATTATGTTTATGTATTTGGCAACGGGGAAGCCGTTTTCGATAAATGCCGTTGATTGTGCGTTAGATAATCCAAAACACAGTAATTCGGTTACTTTTGACGAACAATTATCTCAGCGCATAAAAAATATGAAATTCGCAAAGGGGGCAAATGTCCACAACACACCGTTCTGCATTTGGTGGGACAATTTTTCCGAAGAGGATATGGTCAATAATACTCATTTTGATAACTTTTTAGATAATTTTATCCATTACATTACGCATACGGAAGAATATCCGGAATCAGAGGAATACAGGCTGCTGCAGTTGCAGATATATGAAGATTTTGTCGTAAATCCCGACGGTACGGCCGGATATGAAATTTACAATTACTGCAAGAAAAAAACGTTAGGAGGATAA
- the rfbF gene encoding glucose-1-phosphate cytidylyltransferase — translation MKVVILAGGYGTRLSEETRVLPKPMIEIGGMPILWHIMKYYYSFGHKEFIICLGYKGYIIKEYFYNYWLRSSDITLRTLASGNDIKVVHSAVEDWSITLADTGHDVQTGLRIKNIEKYIGNDSFMLTYGDGVSDVDLNALVEQHKNTNNVVTITAIQPQGRFGEVDFDGNKRVSAFNEKRKSKYINAGFMVAEPELFKYLGKNEPLEFAPFEAIVRDGKLGVYPHEGFWKCMDTLSDLNILERIWNGKNVPWKVWE, via the coding sequence TTGAAAGTTGTAATTCTTGCTGGTGGGTACGGCACTCGCTTATCCGAGGAAACGCGTGTTTTACCGAAACCTATGATAGAAATCGGCGGAATGCCTATCCTTTGGCATATAATGAAATATTACTATTCGTTTGGTCATAAGGAATTCATCATTTGCCTTGGGTACAAAGGCTATATTATAAAAGAATATTTTTATAACTATTGGCTGCGATCGTCCGATATCACCCTCAGAACCTTGGCAAGCGGAAATGACATAAAAGTTGTTCATAGTGCTGTTGAAGACTGGTCTATCACACTTGCGGATACAGGTCATGACGTGCAAACCGGACTTAGAATCAAGAATATTGAGAAGTATATCGGCAACGATAGTTTTATGCTTACATATGGCGACGGGGTGAGTGACGTTGACTTGAATGCATTGGTTGAGCAGCACAAAAACACCAACAATGTTGTTACAATAACGGCTATACAACCGCAGGGGCGTTTCGGAGAGGTTGACTTTGACGGAAATAAAAGGGTATCTGCTTTCAACGAAAAAAGGAAAAGCAAATATATAAATGCCGGATTTATGGTCGCTGAACCTGAATTGTTCAAGTATCTTGGTAAGAATGAACCGTTAGAATTCGCCCCTTTCGAAGCAATTGTCCGTGACGGCAAGCTCGGCGTATATCCGCATGAGGGATTTTGGAAGTGCATGGACACCCTCAGTGATTTGAATATTCTTGAGAGGATATGGAATGGGAAAAACGTTCCGTGGAAAGTATGGGAATAA
- a CDS encoding glycosyltransferase family 2 protein has product MLTYNREAFVPRAIESVLAQTLIDFEFIIIDNGSTDSSGKIADDYSKKDSRIRVIHRTGGNIGSGRNAGLDIASGDYIAFIDDDDYCETDFLEFLYNLAKTHNADIATCGSRKEENGNVSPNGIYEYDELHIMSTETAMENFIWRKLYNCAMPTKMVRRDLFNKGTFLETGKYDDVSTTYKYFVNAKRVVAYGLPKYTFYRHDGNNSNAATKHHLLNSEQLFEYLKAYNERTLYIAEHLPSLIPLARYSEWSYMLSMIEKINKFKLTNCNEPLEFMKKEIHKNLDEFLGGGFILKFEKEWVSRYLL; this is encoded by the coding sequence ATGTTGACCTATAACCGTGAAGCTTTTGTGCCGCGAGCCATTGAGAGCGTGCTCGCACAGACTCTCATCGACTTCGAGTTTATTATAATTGATAACGGCAGTACGGATAGCAGTGGGAAAATTGCAGATGACTACTCAAAGAAAGATAGCCGCATTAGGGTTATTCACCGTACAGGCGGTAATATCGGCAGCGGAAGAAATGCGGGTCTCGATATTGCAAGCGGTGACTATATAGCATTTATCGATGATGATGATTATTGTGAGACGGATTTTTTAGAGTTTCTGTACAACCTTGCAAAGACTCACAATGCTGATATTGCAACTTGCGGTTCTAGAAAGGAAGAAAACGGAAATGTATCTCCAAACGGCATTTATGAATATGATGAGCTGCATATAATGAGTACCGAAACCGCCATGGAAAACTTTATTTGGCGCAAACTTTATAACTGCGCTATGCCGACAAAGATGGTGAGGCGAGATTTGTTTAATAAAGGGACATTTTTGGAAACCGGTAAATATGACGATGTGTCAACGACTTATAAATATTTCGTCAACGCTAAAAGGGTTGTTGCTTATGGCTTGCCGAAATATACGTTTTACAGGCACGACGGTAACAATTCAAATGCTGCTACAAAGCACCATTTGCTGAACTCGGAGCAGTTGTTCGAGTATCTGAAAGCATATAATGAACGGACTTTATATATTGCCGAACATTTGCCTTCGCTGATTCCGCTCGCCAGATATAGTGAGTGGTCATATATGCTCAGTATGATTGAGAAAATCAATAAATTTAAACTGACCAACTGTAATGAACCGCTTGAATTTATGAAAAAAGAAATCCATAAAAATCTGGATGAGTTTCTTGGCGGCGGGTTTATATTAAAATTTGAAAAGGAATGGGTGAGCAGGTATTTATTATGA
- a CDS encoding radical SAM protein → MNLILSKVTLIITTRCNLRCKLCCEYIPTSKPFTDMTIEDERRILDALCETVDCVDTLHLSGGGEPFLHPQLAEMTETAFEFSNKFNRFMLFTNCTVMPSEKLIDVLNKYGERMIVQVSRYGINPEKEEAVIKQLQQVGAKLKIEKYHGENQSFGGWVDFGEWKAHGRAESELTDIFHNCAVTRDMCGNWRTRDGKLHWCSRSQRGHELGLIPDFKNDYIDLFDISTSREDKRSKIRSIIEANYLYACDYCSGHQGTNDISLRFPAAEQLK, encoded by the coding sequence ATGAATTTAATTTTATCGAAAGTGACGCTTATCATTACAACACGTTGTAATTTACGATGCAAATTATGTTGTGAATATATCCCCACAAGCAAACCTTTCACAGATATGACAATCGAAGATGAAAGAAGAATACTTGACGCATTGTGTGAAACGGTTGACTGCGTGGATACTTTGCATTTATCGGGCGGCGGCGAGCCGTTTTTGCATCCGCAGCTTGCCGAAATGACAGAAACGGCATTTGAATTTTCTAACAAATTCAATAGATTTATGCTTTTTACAAACTGTACTGTTATGCCATCCGAAAAACTTATTGATGTTTTGAACAAGTATGGTGAAAGAATGATCGTTCAGGTTTCAAGATATGGTATAAATCCTGAAAAGGAGGAAGCCGTTATCAAGCAATTACAACAAGTCGGAGCAAAGCTCAAAATTGAAAAATATCATGGCGAAAACCAATCGTTCGGCGGTTGGGTAGACTTCGGCGAATGGAAAGCTCACGGACGAGCAGAAAGTGAGCTGACAGATATTTTTCACAACTGTGCCGTTACTCGCGATATGTGCGGCAATTGGCGAACAAGAGACGGAAAACTTCACTGGTGTTCACGCTCTCAACGTGGTCATGAGCTTGGCTTGATTCCCGATTTTAAAAATGATTATATCGATTTGTTTGATATAAGTACATCAAGAGAAGATAAAAGAAGCAAAATACGCTCAATCATTGAAGCTAATTACTTGTATGCCTGCGATTACTGCTCAGGACATCAGGGAACAAACGATATAAGTTTAAGATTTCCGGCTGCGGAACAATTGAAATAA
- a CDS encoding radical SAM protein — protein sequence MNNNKLTIQRISLHTHFICNLKCRDCCVRAVEYEKPYNPTPEFLISEIDKLFSIIDGINYFAIEGGEPLLYKGLPAVLNHILKYLDRINIEVPLITNGGFIPDEKLLFVLSRFENKIHIIVDDYGPGKSSKVNEISALLKIKNIRCTIKDYSQNLYFGGWVDLYGDYDKKRTKKESKDLFQKCAWAQKLMGVVEVIGGCLFFCPSVRIFNEHGFDTSDGWIDMYDTSASNKDKKEIIKGWYEKDCFNACMYCNGIHDESERFVPAIQLTPEELKKIRVNKNIYREQL from the coding sequence ATGAACAATAATAAACTTACAATTCAAAGAATTTCATTGCATACGCATTTCATTTGTAATCTGAAATGTAGAGATTGTTGCGTTCGTGCCGTTGAATATGAAAAACCATATAACCCAACTCCCGAATTCCTAATTTCCGAGATAGATAAATTGTTTTCTATTATAGATGGAATAAATTATTTTGCCATTGAGGGCGGCGAACCTTTACTATATAAAGGATTACCGGCAGTTCTTAACCATATTTTGAAATATTTAGATAGAATTAATATTGAAGTCCCTTTAATCACGAATGGCGGTTTTATTCCGGATGAGAAACTGTTGTTTGTATTAAGTCGATTTGAAAATAAAATACATATTATTGTTGATGATTATGGTCCAGGAAAATCGTCAAAAGTCAATGAGATATCAGCGCTGTTAAAAATCAAAAATATACGCTGCACTATAAAAGATTATTCTCAAAATTTATATTTTGGTGGTTGGGTTGATTTATATGGCGATTATGACAAAAAACGCACGAAGAAGGAGAGCAAGGATTTATTTCAAAAATGTGCTTGGGCGCAAAAGCTAATGGGGGTCGTCGAAGTAATAGGTGGTTGTCTGTTTTTTTGCCCTTCTGTTCGTATATTTAATGAACACGGTTTTGATACAAGCGACGGGTGGATTGATATGTACGATACCTCTGCTTCAAATAAAGACAAAAAAGAAATAATCAAAGGTTGGTATGAAAAGGATTGTTTTAATGCTTGTATGTATTGTAACGGAATACATGATGAAAGCGAACGTTTTGTTCCGGCAATTCAACTTACTCCTGAAGAACTTAAAAAAATACGAGTTAACAAAAACATATATAGGGAGCAATTATAA